The following proteins are encoded in a genomic region of Dyadobacter sp. UC 10:
- the eboE gene encoding metabolite traffic protein EboE: MITPYGHLTYCSNIHPGEKWADHFQSLRENLPFIKQQLSPDQPFGLGLRVANEASIELSKPAVLAVFKSWLAENDIYVFVINGFPYGGFHNVVVKDDVHAPDWTTIDRLEYTIRLFEILAQLLPDGMHGGVSTPPLSYRFWWETEGDKEKATERATSHILELLDKLISIEKETGKYLHLDIEPEPDGILDNTSDFVKWYKETLILRGEEYLGAKYGYTDQQATDAILRHIQLCYDICHAAVGYEDPQEILDSLNKVGIKVGRIQVSSALKVNFNSDAGIKLKAIETFDEPVYLHQVVSRNADHTKNHYPDLKEALAAWDENQQEWRVHFHVPLFVNNYGVLESTQSDIIKTLNIHRENQFSSYMEVETYTWGVLPEDMQKPIGESIVRELEWVKKILSYE; encoded by the coding sequence ATGATCACTCCTTACGGACACCTGACCTATTGCAGTAATATCCACCCCGGCGAAAAATGGGCCGACCACTTTCAGTCGTTGCGTGAAAACCTGCCATTTATAAAACAACAACTTTCACCCGACCAACCTTTTGGCCTTGGATTAAGGGTAGCAAACGAAGCCTCCATTGAGCTGAGTAAACCCGCGGTTTTGGCTGTATTCAAAAGCTGGCTTGCTGAAAACGATATATATGTATTCGTGATCAATGGATTTCCTTACGGCGGGTTTCACAATGTGGTCGTAAAAGACGATGTACACGCGCCGGATTGGACTACGATCGACCGGCTTGAATATACAATCAGATTATTTGAGATACTCGCTCAACTATTGCCCGACGGCATGCACGGAGGAGTTTCGACTCCCCCTCTCTCTTACCGTTTTTGGTGGGAAACCGAAGGCGACAAGGAAAAAGCAACCGAGCGCGCCACTTCGCATATTCTGGAACTGCTTGATAAACTGATCAGTATCGAAAAGGAAACAGGGAAATACCTGCACCTGGATATTGAGCCGGAGCCGGACGGAATACTGGATAATACCAGTGATTTTGTAAAATGGTATAAAGAAACTTTAATCCTCAGAGGCGAAGAATACCTCGGCGCAAAATATGGTTATACGGACCAGCAAGCTACCGACGCAATTTTGCGACACATTCAGCTTTGCTATGACATTTGTCACGCGGCTGTCGGCTACGAAGACCCGCAGGAGATATTGGATTCGCTGAATAAGGTAGGTATCAAAGTCGGCCGCATTCAGGTAAGTTCTGCCTTGAAGGTCAATTTCAATAGTGACGCTGGTATCAAACTGAAAGCGATCGAGACTTTTGACGAGCCGGTGTATCTGCACCAGGTGGTTTCGCGGAATGCCGATCATACAAAAAATCACTATCCTGACCTCAAAGAGGCACTTGCAGCCTGGGATGAAAACCAGCAGGAATGGCGCGTGCATTTTCACGTTCCGCTTTTTGTAAATAATTACGGCGTGCTGGAATCGACTCAGTCCGATATCATCAAAACCCTCAACATCCACCGGGAAAACCAGTTTTCGAGTTATATGGAGGTTGAAACCTACACCTGGGGCGTTTTACCGGAAGATATGCAGAAACCCATCGGCGAGTCTATTGTGCGGGAGCTGGAATGGGTGAAGAAAATTTTAAGTTATGAATAA
- a CDS encoding 3-dehydroquinate synthase — protein MQTIQQQFKIEYNYAVFFTQHLFDPANTILRDFFDQYTEQGFQRRALVIVDEGFAKFHPSLSGEISAYFAQSVPHIQLAAEIITVPGGEACKNDPALFERLVSAVDVHGIDRHSFIIAIGGGAVLDLVGYAAAVSHRGIKLIRIPTTVLAQNDSGVGVKNSINFKGKKNFLGTFAPPVAVFNDLTFLRTLDDRDWRGGLAEAIKVALIKDTAFFEWIEAHADALAGRDEEAMAYLIHRCAEMHTDHIAGGDPFEFGSSRPLDFGHWAAHKLEYLTDFQVRHGEAVAIGIALDCVYAVKIGKLPEDDLTRILDVLTKLGFDLYHSKLAENDKINLRNGLHEFREHLGGRLTIMLLEKIGKGVEVHELDADIIAQSVDYLESSKIIHA, from the coding sequence ATGCAAACCATACAACAGCAATTCAAAATAGAATACAATTATGCTGTGTTCTTTACGCAGCATTTATTTGACCCTGCCAATACAATACTCAGAGATTTTTTTGACCAATATACCGAGCAGGGCTTTCAGAGGAGGGCGCTGGTAATCGTAGACGAAGGTTTTGCCAAATTCCATCCGTCACTTTCCGGTGAAATCAGCGCGTACTTTGCGCAATCGGTACCGCATATTCAGCTCGCGGCTGAAATCATCACAGTACCCGGCGGCGAGGCTTGTAAAAACGACCCTGCCCTGTTCGAGCGTCTCGTAAGTGCCGTTGACGTACACGGTATCGACCGGCATTCATTTATCATCGCGATTGGCGGTGGCGCTGTGCTGGATCTGGTCGGTTACGCAGCCGCGGTTTCGCACAGAGGTATCAAGCTGATCCGCATTCCAACTACCGTACTGGCCCAAAATGATTCAGGGGTTGGTGTTAAGAACAGTATCAATTTTAAGGGAAAGAAAAATTTCCTTGGCACGTTCGCACCGCCAGTGGCTGTATTTAATGACTTAACATTTTTAAGAACACTCGACGACCGTGACTGGCGCGGCGGATTGGCCGAAGCTATCAAAGTCGCATTGATCAAGGATACTGCATTTTTTGAATGGATCGAGGCGCACGCAGATGCACTGGCGGGCCGCGATGAAGAAGCGATGGCCTACCTGATCCACCGCTGCGCAGAAATGCACACAGACCATATTGCCGGCGGCGATCCGTTTGAATTCGGCTCTTCACGGCCACTGGATTTTGGGCACTGGGCGGCGCACAAACTGGAATATCTGACTGATTTTCAAGTTCGTCACGGAGAAGCAGTTGCTATTGGTATTGCCCTGGACTGTGTGTATGCGGTCAAAATCGGCAAGCTGCCGGAAGATGATCTCACTCGTATTCTGGACGTTCTGACTAAGCTTGGGTTTGACTTATATCACAGCAAGCTGGCAGAAAACGATAAGATCAACCTCCGTAATGGTTTACATGAATTCAGAGAGCACCTGGGCGGCAGGTTGACAATTATGCTGCTGGAAAAAATCGGAAAAGGCGTGGAAGTACACGAGCTCGACGCCGATATTATCGCACAATCTGTTGATTATCTGGAAAGCTCAAAAATCATCCACGCATAA
- the eboC gene encoding UbiA-like protein EboC (EboC, a homolog the polyprenyltransferase UbiA, belongs to system of proteins involved in the trafficking of precursor metabolites to an extracytoplasmic compartment so that the biosynthesis of certain natural products, such as scytonemin, can be completed.): MSTIKPYLQLTRPANLVTAIADILAGLAIAQFTFSDFSPAWLVISTLGLYGGGVVMNDVFDAKLDSIERPERPIPSGKVPLRSAALLGISLLFLGILAAALFSFQSGMIAIIVAMLTILYNRIAKHHGFFGPLVMGMCRGGNLILGMSVLPESFEKYAWIALLPIAYIFAITMISQDEVHGGKKRTLYIAALLYTIVLAAQLTISSREGTHLFTLPFVLLHAWLIGRPLWNAMQNPIGPLIGKAVKAGVISLIVMNASWCVAFGLLPLGIAVLALLPLSMLLAKVFAVT, encoded by the coding sequence GTGAGCACCATCAAACCTTATCTTCAGCTAACCCGCCCTGCCAATCTCGTGACAGCCATCGCCGATATACTGGCCGGTCTGGCGATCGCACAATTTACATTTTCCGACTTTTCACCAGCCTGGCTGGTCATTTCCACGCTCGGACTTTACGGTGGAGGTGTGGTGATGAATGATGTTTTCGACGCAAAACTGGATAGTATCGAGCGGCCCGAGAGACCTATTCCAAGCGGGAAGGTACCTTTAAGATCTGCAGCTTTACTGGGTATTTCGCTGCTGTTTCTGGGTATTCTGGCGGCGGCATTATTTAGTTTCCAAAGTGGCATGATCGCGATCATCGTGGCGATGCTCACGATACTATATAATCGTATTGCCAAACACCACGGATTTTTTGGTCCGCTCGTGATGGGTATGTGCCGCGGCGGTAATCTGATATTGGGCATGAGCGTTTTGCCCGAATCCTTTGAAAAATACGCCTGGATCGCTTTGCTGCCTATTGCCTACATTTTTGCGATCACAATGATCAGTCAGGATGAAGTGCACGGCGGCAAAAAACGCACTTTATACATTGCTGCATTGCTTTACACGATTGTACTGGCTGCACAGCTGACCATTTCGAGCCGGGAAGGAACTCATTTATTTACGCTTCCATTTGTTTTGCTGCACGCCTGGCTGATCGGCCGGCCGCTGTGGAATGCCATGCAAAATCCAATCGGCCCGCTGATTGGGAAAGCAGTTAAAGCCGGGGTAATATCCCTGATCGTAATGAATGCCTCCTGGTGCGTTGCCTTCGGGTTACTGCCGCTGGGAATCGCGGTTCTGGCACTGTTACCATTGTCAATGCTGCTGGCGAAGGTTTTCGCCGTAACTTAG
- a CDS encoding TatD family hydrolase, which yields MCLNPNETAPNPSHFEESEETAAAHRDIAWNDYRDLIKGMRFFDPHIHMVSRTTDDYQAMHQAGIVALIEPAFWVGQPRTGLSSFKDYYSSLVGWERFRSSQFGIKHYCTMGLNSREANNEPLAEQVMEILPLYIYKEGVVGVGEIGFDDQTPAEEKYYRLQLELAKEAKLPVQIHTPHRDKKKGTERSMAIAIEHGIDPSWVIVDHNNEETVKSVLDKGFWAAFTIYPFTKMGNERMVKVVEQYGPERIMINSAADWGISDPLAIPKTAALMKMKGISDETIRLVTYQNAIDAFGKSGQIDVTDFEGGYEIDQSAKFHGNSILRGGQQPAPVKDSLVIR from the coding sequence ATGTGCTTAAACCCAAACGAAACCGCGCCAAACCCTTCCCACTTTGAAGAAAGTGAAGAAACCGCCGCTGCGCACCGCGATATAGCCTGGAACGATTACCGAGACCTGATCAAGGGAATGCGATTTTTCGATCCGCATATTCACATGGTTTCGCGCACTACCGACGATTACCAGGCAATGCACCAGGCGGGCATTGTGGCGCTGATCGAGCCTGCTTTTTGGGTGGGCCAGCCGCGTACCGGACTTTCCAGCTTCAAAGATTATTACAGCAGTCTGGTAGGCTGGGAAAGGTTCCGCTCTTCGCAGTTTGGTATCAAACATTATTGCACGATGGGCCTCAACTCCCGGGAAGCCAATAATGAGCCGCTGGCTGAGCAGGTAATGGAAATTTTACCATTATATATATACAAAGAAGGAGTTGTGGGTGTGGGTGAAATTGGTTTTGACGACCAGACACCCGCCGAGGAGAAATATTACAGACTACAACTGGAATTGGCCAAAGAAGCAAAGCTACCGGTCCAGATCCATACACCGCACCGGGACAAAAAGAAAGGTACAGAGCGCAGTATGGCGATCGCGATTGAACATGGTATCGACCCTTCGTGGGTGATTGTGGACCATAATAATGAAGAAACCGTGAAGAGTGTGCTGGACAAAGGCTTCTGGGCAGCGTTTACGATTTATCCGTTTACAAAAATGGGTAATGAAAGAATGGTGAAGGTAGTGGAACAATATGGGCCTGAACGCATTATGATTAATTCGGCTGCCGACTGGGGTATTTCAGATCCGCTGGCAATTCCTAAAACGGCTGCATTGATGAAGATGAAAGGAATTTCCGATGAAACGATCCGGCTGGTAACTTACCAGAATGCGATAGATGCATTTGGCAAAAGCGGCCAGATCGATGTGACCGATTTTGAAGGAGGTTATGAAATTGACCAGAGCGCGAAATTCCACGGAAACAGCATTTTGAGGGGCGGACAGCAGCCAGCTCCTGTTAAAGACTCCCTAGTGATCCGTTAA
- a CDS encoding EboA domain-containing protein, with translation MSDFIKHKLWEIIGRNTSAAESEWLQQKSNSAPLELMTEFVAAPRFLSKKIIQPSEEEKWALNTEVPGFSVENWSLVRLSRVWLITQLDPSGKEEYVKNVETLFDTAEMNELVALYSALPLLSYPEQWLFRATDAVRSNMGFVFDAIALHNPYPEKHFSELAWNQMVLKTIFNDKPIHLIDGLQNRANERLAITLSDFAHERWAAGRSVPPQVWRLVGKFMTPTILADMQYLFNSEHDGDRKAAALACSESPLGNAKYLLAKYTDLEKSVKSGALTWAELEN, from the coding sequence ATGTCCGACTTCATTAAACATAAACTTTGGGAAATCATCGGCCGGAACACTTCTGCTGCGGAATCTGAATGGTTGCAGCAGAAAAGCAACTCCGCGCCGCTGGAACTGATGACCGAATTTGTGGCGGCTCCCAGGTTTTTGTCAAAAAAAATTATACAGCCCTCCGAAGAGGAAAAGTGGGCGCTGAATACCGAGGTGCCCGGATTTTCGGTCGAAAACTGGTCGCTTGTGCGACTAAGCCGCGTTTGGCTCATCACGCAGCTGGATCCTTCCGGCAAGGAAGAATATGTCAAAAATGTGGAAACGCTTTTTGATACTGCGGAAATGAACGAGCTTGTGGCGCTCTATTCTGCATTGCCGCTACTCTCCTACCCGGAACAATGGCTTTTCAGGGCTACCGACGCGGTACGTTCCAATATGGGTTTCGTTTTTGACGCAATTGCGCTGCATAATCCTTATCCTGAAAAACATTTCAGCGAGCTCGCCTGGAATCAGATGGTATTGAAGACAATTTTCAATGATAAGCCGATTCATTTGATAGACGGCCTGCAGAACCGTGCGAATGAAAGACTGGCGATAACATTGTCGGATTTCGCGCATGAACGCTGGGCCGCTGGCAGAAGCGTTCCGCCGCAGGTCTGGCGCCTGGTCGGAAAGTTTATGACGCCAACTATTCTCGCAGATATGCAATATTTGTTTAATTCTGAGCATGACGGAGACCGGAAAGCAGCAGCGCTGGCTTGTTCGGAATCTCCACTTGGTAATGCCAAATATCTTCTGGCAAAATATACTGATCTTGAAAAATCGGTAAAATCCGGCGCATTGACCTGGGCCGAACTTGAAAATTAA
- a CDS encoding MgtC/SapB family protein — MQLLQEDIFKLLLSFFLGAIIGTEREYRSKSAGLRTMILIAVGSTLFTILSIKISADAGRIAANILTGIGFIGAGIIFRENNRVVGITTAAIVWVTAAIGMGIGAGFYEITVLCFAISGMSLVMLAPLQKFIRKRSQIRNYRLVCPFHRKSLKMYEDLFDELNLKILRGEQSRAGDNITGSWTLQGAEKQHDELTRRLLNDTEIKEFDF, encoded by the coding sequence ATGCAGCTTCTTCAGGAAGATATTTTCAAGCTATTGTTATCCTTTTTCCTCGGCGCTATTATAGGTACTGAGCGGGAATACCGGAGTAAGTCAGCCGGGCTGCGTACGATGATCCTGATTGCGGTCGGCTCAACGCTTTTTACAATATTGTCGATCAAAATCAGTGCGGATGCGGGCAGGATTGCGGCCAATATCCTAACAGGTATCGGCTTCATCGGGGCAGGTATCATTTTCAGGGAAAATAACCGGGTCGTCGGTATTACTACTGCCGCGATCGTGTGGGTTACGGCGGCAATAGGAATGGGGATCGGGGCTGGGTTTTATGAGATCACCGTCCTTTGTTTTGCGATCTCCGGTATGTCGCTTGTGATGCTGGCTCCGCTTCAAAAATTTATCCGAAAAAGAAGTCAGATCCGGAATTACAGGCTGGTTTGCCCGTTTCACCGAAAATCGCTCAAAATGTATGAAGACCTTTTTGATGAACTGAACCTTAAAATACTCCGTGGAGAGCAAAGCCGCGCAGGTGATAATATTACCGGTAGCTGGACATTGCAGGGAGCAGAAAAACAACACGATGAACTTACCCGGCGATTACTAAATGATACCGAGATTAAAGAATTTGACTTTTGA
- a CDS encoding type II toxin-antitoxin system RelE family toxin, whose amino-acid sequence MSFEVVASENFIRELKKLSKKYASLREEIEALGNSLSINPEQGKALGKNCYKIRLSIKSKGKGKSGGARIITCIFLLQEVAVLLSIYDKSEKENIETKELERLINSIGQID is encoded by the coding sequence ATGAGCTTTGAGGTAGTCGCCTCGGAAAATTTTATCCGAGAACTGAAAAAACTGTCGAAGAAGTATGCTTCATTAAGAGAAGAAATCGAAGCACTGGGAAACAGTTTGTCAATTAATCCTGAACAGGGAAAGGCACTCGGAAAGAATTGCTACAAGATCCGCCTTTCGATTAAAAGCAAGGGTAAAGGGAAAAGCGGCGGTGCTAGAATCATTACCTGCATTTTTCTATTGCAGGAAGTTGCGGTGCTCCTTTCAATATATGATAAGTCAGAAAAAGAAAATATTGAGACAAAGGAGCTTGAAAGACTGATAAATAGCATTGGCCAAATTGACTAA
- a CDS encoding aminopeptidase P N-terminal domain-containing protein, whose protein sequence is MRYSRIDKALFIDNRRKLTALMKPRSLAILNSNDIMPTNADGTMGFKQNTDLFYLTGADQEETILLIFPDHPDPKLREVLFLRETNELIAVWEGEKLTKEQAREVTGIQSIYWTHQFELVFGNIIFEAENVYLNTNEHTRNDSQVQSREARFVRDFRDRYPVHTLLRLAPLMHQLRAIKHPVEIELLKKACEITKSGFERVLKFVKPGVHEFEIEAELIHEFVRNRSKGFSYQPIIASGANACVLHYIQNDQPCKDGDIILLDVAAEYANYGADLSRSIPVNGRFTKRQREVYDAVLRVFKSAKQMLVTGIIWDEYHKEVGKIMESELIGLKLLSKTDIEKQDPDSPAYKKYFPHGTSHFLGLDIHDVGNKYRPFEPGMVFTCEPGIYIREEGLGIRLENNILITETGNIDLMADIPLEAEEIEAIMNS, encoded by the coding sequence ATGCGCTATTCACGTATTGACAAGGCCCTTTTTATAGATAACAGACGCAAGCTGACCGCACTCATGAAACCAAGGTCTCTGGCTATTCTGAATTCAAATGATATCATGCCGACCAATGCGGATGGCACCATGGGATTTAAGCAAAACACGGATTTATTCTATTTGACCGGCGCTGACCAGGAGGAAACTATATTACTTATTTTCCCTGATCATCCTGACCCTAAGTTGCGGGAAGTGCTTTTTTTACGTGAAACCAACGAGCTGATCGCAGTGTGGGAAGGCGAAAAGCTGACTAAGGAGCAGGCGCGTGAAGTGACGGGCATTCAATCCATTTACTGGACGCACCAGTTTGAACTCGTTTTTGGCAATATCATTTTCGAAGCTGAAAATGTTTACCTCAATACCAACGAACATACCCGGAACGATTCTCAGGTGCAAAGCAGAGAAGCGCGTTTTGTACGTGATTTCAGAGATAGGTACCCGGTGCATACCTTGCTGCGACTGGCACCGCTCATGCACCAGCTGCGCGCAATCAAGCATCCGGTTGAAATCGAACTGCTAAAAAAAGCGTGTGAGATCACAAAATCAGGATTCGAGCGTGTTTTGAAATTTGTAAAACCGGGCGTGCATGAATTTGAGATCGAAGCCGAGCTCATCCACGAATTTGTCCGCAACCGTTCCAAAGGTTTTTCTTATCAACCCATTATTGCCTCCGGGGCCAATGCCTGCGTTTTACACTATATTCAAAATGATCAACCCTGCAAAGACGGTGACATCATCCTGCTCGACGTAGCAGCCGAATATGCCAATTACGGCGCCGATCTGAGTCGCAGTATTCCTGTGAACGGACGATTTACGAAAAGGCAAAGGGAAGTTTACGATGCGGTGCTGCGTGTCTTCAAATCCGCAAAGCAAATGCTGGTAACCGGCATCATCTGGGACGAATACCACAAGGAAGTAGGCAAGATCATGGAAAGTGAGCTGATTGGTTTGAAGTTGCTTTCAAAAACGGATATTGAAAAGCAGGATCCCGACTCGCCGGCCTACAAAAAATACTTTCCCCACGGCACCTCGCATTTCCTGGGACTGGATATTCACGACGTCGGAAACAAATACCGTCCCTTTGAACCTGGAATGGTATTCACCTGCGAGCCGGGCATTTACATTCGGGAAGAAGGTTTAGGAATTCGCCTGGAAAACAATATCCTGATCACCGAAACGGGCAATATTGACCTGATGGCGGACATCCCGCTTGAAGCGGAGGAGATTGAGGCAATTATGAATAGCTGA
- a CDS encoding S8 family serine peptidase: MKRLLLIALFLIPAALQAAPKYWIYLKNKDLASSPAVSLQTLECRQQLGLTISDETDLPISLEYEQALKAQSVNIINKSKWLNAVSAVLTSEQAMRVRELDFVKEVIPIDPGFYVAKTQPIEKSQMAPVMSQVQANLFLKEGYTAKDVTIGVIDAGFYGADSSLALAKIFSNKRILGIRDYVKPGRQGELLFSTAESFSDMHGTEVMAAIAGIDFQDEVQYGMATNAKFYLARTDYSMREYRGEEDNWIAAMEWMDSLGVRLINTSLGYAKGFSDPKENYTPSQMDGKTSAITRAAQIASDKKGIMLIVSAGNEGDDKSWGIVSAPADAKGVLSVGATNEKLWNRIGYSSVGPEFLPYVKPNVSCFSLYGTSLSAPVITGFAACLLQANPKLTNKDLISLIEKSSHLYPYGNNFVGYGVPQASRALALAKAPYLPDHGKMVKAKGRSIDVEVSSADSVVAIYRKKNDKDVLSQQIAKIQNGKVSLKRQNGERFTTIDLKDSVVEVAWD; encoded by the coding sequence ATGAAAAGATTGCTATTGATCGCCCTGTTCCTGATCCCCGCTGCACTGCAGGCAGCTCCGAAATATTGGATATATCTCAAAAACAAAGACTTAGCATCTTCTCCCGCAGTTTCCCTGCAAACCCTGGAATGTCGCCAGCAATTAGGTCTTACCATTTCCGATGAAACCGATTTGCCGATCAGCCTGGAATATGAGCAGGCTCTGAAAGCGCAGTCTGTCAATATTATCAACAAGTCAAAGTGGTTGAATGCGGTGTCGGCAGTGCTGACGAGCGAGCAGGCCATGCGGGTCCGTGAATTGGATTTTGTAAAGGAAGTGATCCCGATCGACCCGGGTTTTTATGTGGCTAAAACACAGCCGATTGAAAAATCGCAAATGGCACCTGTTATGTCTCAGGTTCAGGCCAATTTATTTTTAAAAGAAGGATATACTGCCAAGGATGTGACGATCGGTGTGATCGATGCAGGGTTTTATGGCGCAGATTCTTCGCTCGCTCTTGCAAAGATTTTCTCCAATAAAAGGATACTTGGAATTCGTGACTATGTCAAACCCGGCCGCCAGGGAGAGCTGCTGTTCAGCACCGCGGAATCATTTTCAGATATGCATGGTACCGAGGTAATGGCAGCTATTGCCGGCATTGATTTTCAGGATGAAGTGCAGTATGGGATGGCGACCAATGCAAAATTTTACCTCGCGCGCACCGACTATTCGATGCGTGAATACCGGGGCGAAGAAGATAACTGGATCGCTGCGATGGAATGGATGGACAGTCTGGGTGTACGATTGATCAATACATCGCTTGGCTACGCCAAAGGTTTCTCAGATCCGAAAGAAAACTATACTCCTTCTCAGATGGACGGAAAAACGAGCGCAATTACCCGCGCCGCACAGATTGCTTCTGACAAAAAAGGGATTATGCTGATCGTTTCTGCCGGAAATGAAGGCGACGATAAAAGCTGGGGGATTGTATCTGCCCCGGCTGATGCAAAAGGGGTATTATCCGTGGGCGCTACAAATGAAAAGCTGTGGAACAGAATCGGGTACAGCAGCGTCGGCCCCGAATTTCTGCCTTATGTAAAACCAAATGTATCTTGTTTCTCTTTGTACGGAACGTCGCTTTCAGCGCCGGTTATCACCGGTTTTGCTGCTTGTTTATTGCAGGCTAATCCGAAGCTTACCAACAAGGACCTGATCTCGCTGATCGAAAAATCATCCCATTTATATCCTTACGGAAACAATTTTGTTGGCTACGGCGTGCCTCAGGCTTCCCGTGCACTTGCGCTCGCCAAAGCACCTTATCTGCCGGATCATGGTAAAATGGTAAAGGCAAAAGGCCGCTCGATTGATGTAGAGGTGAGCAGTGCGGATTCTGTTGTAGCTATTTACCGGAAAAAGAATGACAAAGACGTACTTTCTCAGCAGATCGCGAAGATCCAGAATGGAAAGGTATCTCTGAAACGACAGAATGGAGAACGTTTTACTACTATTGACCTAAAAGACAGTGTGGTTGAAGTGGCGTGGGACTAG
- a CDS encoding Na+/H+ antiporter, with product MVQENLLLIISLLFVVAMLTMVSEKIGVSYPIFLVIAGLLISFIPGMPVLTLAPDLVFLIFLPPLLYSAAWNTSWKDFWEAKRPISLLAFGLVFFTATAVAYVSHAMIPGFTLAMGFVLGGIISPPDAVAATSVLQGLKVPKRVVTILEGESLVNDASSLIVFRVALATVASGQFVFWKAGVDFLMVAAMGILIGLAIAHILYVVHRFFPTTPSIDTALTFISPYLMYIAAEHFHYSGVLAVVSGGLFLSFRSHELFTYQSRMQTNYVWETVIFLLNGIVFIMIGLELPEVMLGLGAYTVSEVISYAVIISLVTIVIRIIWVFPSTYIPRLLFKSIREKERRPGWQPVFIVAWSGMRGVVSLASALAVPLTVNGAAFPHRDLFLFITFVVILFTLVLQGLSLPFIIKWLKIEDDGENMEEQNAMMNSRLATVSLDYMKSNYDGEIADFEPFRLLKERYEKIIEMADAKFLHTSDDSAKTTVRKYRTMLLEIIEVKRGEITKLRRERACADELIRGKERELDLEEARLRKSP from the coding sequence ATGGTTCAGGAAAATTTGCTCCTCATTATTTCCCTCCTTTTTGTAGTTGCAATGCTTACGATGGTAAGCGAAAAAATTGGCGTTTCTTACCCGATATTTCTTGTAATAGCCGGTCTTTTAATCAGTTTCATTCCCGGAATGCCGGTTCTGACACTCGCGCCGGACCTGGTTTTCCTGATTTTCCTCCCTCCACTTCTTTACAGTGCAGCCTGGAATACATCCTGGAAGGATTTCTGGGAAGCAAAAAGACCTATCAGCCTGCTTGCATTCGGACTGGTATTTTTTACCGCGACGGCAGTTGCTTATGTCTCTCACGCAATGATCCCCGGGTTCACGCTCGCGATGGGTTTTGTACTGGGCGGCATTATTTCACCTCCTGATGCCGTTGCCGCTACCTCGGTGCTGCAAGGTTTGAAAGTACCCAAAAGAGTTGTTACAATACTCGAAGGCGAAAGTCTGGTTAATGACGCATCGTCTTTGATCGTTTTTCGTGTTGCACTTGCCACGGTCGCCAGCGGCCAGTTTGTATTCTGGAAGGCAGGAGTAGATTTTTTGATGGTTGCAGCGATGGGTATTCTTATCGGGCTGGCGATTGCACACATTTTATATGTGGTACACCGCTTCTTTCCGACTACTCCGAGCATCGATACTGCCCTCACATTCATTTCCCCTTACCTGATGTACATTGCCGCTGAACATTTCCACTATTCGGGGGTGCTGGCGGTAGTGAGCGGCGGGTTATTCCTCAGCTTCCGGTCACACGAACTTTTCACGTACCAGTCCCGGATGCAGACCAACTACGTTTGGGAGACTGTCATATTTCTTTTGAACGGGATCGTATTCATTATGATCGGGTTAGAGTTGCCTGAGGTAATGCTGGGACTCGGCGCTTACACGGTAAGTGAAGTTATTTCCTATGCGGTTATCATCAGTCTGGTGACGATCGTGATCCGGATCATCTGGGTATTTCCGAGTACCTATATTCCAAGACTTTTGTTTAAATCCATCCGCGAAAAAGAAAGAAGGCCTGGCTGGCAGCCTGTATTCATTGTGGCGTGGAGCGGGATGCGCGGCGTAGTTTCACTCGCCTCCGCATTAGCAGTTCCCTTGACCGTCAACGGAGCAGCATTTCCACATCGCGACCTGTTTCTGTTCATCACATTCGTAGTAATCCTTTTCACACTTGTTTTGCAGGGATTAAGCCTTCCTTTTATTATTAAATGGCTTAAAATCGAAGATGATGGCGAGAATATGGAAGAGCAGAATGCAATGATGAATTCCCGGCTGGCGACAGTCAGCCTGGACTATATGAAGTCCAACTATGACGGTGAAATCGCCGATTTTGAACCATTCAGATTATTAAAAGAACGGTACGAAAAAATCATCGAAATGGCCGATGCTAAATTCTTGCATACCAGTGACGACTCCGCTAAAACAACGGTCAGAAAGTACCGCACCATGCTTTTGGAGATTATTGAAGTCAAAAGAGGTGAAATAACAAAACTGCGCAGGGAGCGGGCCTGCGCAGATGAGTTGATCAGAGGAAAAGAAAGAGAGCTCGACCTGGAAGAAGCCAGACTTCGGAAATCACCCTAG